In a single window of the Littorina saxatilis isolate snail1 unplaced genomic scaffold, US_GU_Lsax_2.0 scaffold_1333, whole genome shotgun sequence genome:
- the LOC138955937 gene encoding uncharacterized protein: IDLHGCQGPTFELAAWDEDDAEDDFVVFALLDQPERRAYEGQFALDHFTAIECEDLFRFSAEEIRRLCALLGMQRTMQAPNGMNNQGTKASGLEVLCICLRRLAYPCRFADVSQMFHRPKPELCVLFKVGIDFIYDQFSDKLTNLNQPWLTVPQLERYCAAIHAKGAPLEFCWGMVDGTIRSMCRPGHLQQEVYNGHKRVHSLKFQCVVTPNGLVANVFGPLVCRRHDAALLNGSGILEHMQQHMVTPTGDEMYLYGDRAYPLTPNLMRPYRGQITEEQQAFNTEMSRVRNSVEWEFSKIVGLWAFLDFKKNLKLFLSPVGKLYLVGVLLSNCHTCLHGSEPSQFFGLNPPTLEEYLY, from the exons CCAGAAAGAAGGGCCTATGAGGGTCAGTTCGCCCTCGATCACTTCACAGCCATCGAATGTGAGGACTTATTTCGCTTCAGCGCGGAAGAGATTCGGAGACTGTGCGCCCTTCTGGGAATGCAGAGGACTATGCAGGCGCCTAATGGAATGAACAATCAAGGAACCAAGGCCAGTG GATTGGAGGTGCTCTGCATCTGTCTGCGGAGGTTGGCTTACCCATGCCGGTTTGCTGACGTTTCGCAGATGTTTCATCGTCCCAAGCCGgagttgtgtgtgctgttcaaggTAGGTATCGACTTCATCTATGATCAgttttctgacaaactaacaaaccTCAATCAGCCATGGCTGACAGTGCCCCAACTGGAACGGTACTGTGCAGCTATACATGCCAAGGGGGCTCCTCTGGAGTTTTGTTGGGGGATGGTTGACGGCACAATACGATCAATGTGTCGCCCAGGCCATTTGCAACAAGAAGTGTACAATGGCCATAAGAGGGTGCACTCTCTAAAGTTTCAGTGTGTCGTGACACCAAATGGCCTTGTGGCAAATGTTTTTGGGCCCTTGGTTTGTCGACGACATGACGCAGCTTTGCTGAATGGTAGTGGCATTCTTGAACACATGCAGCAGCACATGGTCACTCCAACAGGAGATGAAATGTACCTGTATGGGGACCGAGCCTACCCCTTGACCCCTAACTTGATGAGGCCGTACCGTGGACAGATCACAGAAGAGCAACAGGCCTTCAACACAGAAATGAGCAGGGTGAGAAACTCTGTTGAATGGGAATTTTCAAAAATTGTTGGGCTGTGGGCATTTTTGGATTTCAAAAAAAATTTGAAGCTGTTCTTGTCCCCTGTAGGGAAACTCTACCTGGTTGGAGTTTTGTTGTCCAACTGTCATACTTGCCTACATGGCAGTGAGCCATCACAGTTCTTTGGACTGAATCCACCAACACTGGAGGAGTATCTCTACTAA